The following proteins are encoded in a genomic region of Triticum dicoccoides isolate Atlit2015 ecotype Zavitan chromosome 1B, WEW_v2.0, whole genome shotgun sequence:
- the LOC119301870 gene encoding E3 ubiquitin-protein ligase SINA-like 2: MAINGSSSSKRKVEPQQEGESSSKKLNVTVGLETLDCSICSAPLRPPIFQCSVGHFICSSCRECEDQLDHKCSTCSVKTSYKRCFGMEHVAQSVTVACSNDKYGCAEKFTYYKKEEHEKACPNAPCFCPESGCQFAGPTKMLLNHFTTQHKCPSTKLPNSGTVSLHLKPGLHVLQCTGTSYFILLSMASKPFGHAISVVCVQPNVMEFRFACTMSYDCLTTGCCGSTSCHIRSSSLSDGLPTVYDLILPKGKVSDDENSIVLKATIRRQPLGLSRSCFREMGPTPALERNPDTCDEEEEEEEEEEDHEEEEEHNEEELDDDHEDEDDDDDDEEEEEEEDNEEELDDDHEDDGDDDEEEEVDED; this comes from the exons ATGGCGATCAACGGTAGTAGCTCCAGCAAAAGAAAAGTTGAACCGCAGCAAGAGGgggagagcagctccaagaagctgAATGTCACCGTGGGGTTGGAGACCCTTGACTGTAGTATCTGCTCTGCGCCCCTCAGGCCTCCGATATTCCAG TGCTCTGTGGGGCATTTCATATGCTCCTCGTGCCGTGAATGCGAGGATCAACTAGACCACAAGTGCTCCACATGCTCTGTCAAAACTTCCTACAAGCGCTGCTTTGGAATGGAACATGTCGCCCAGTCAGTCACAGTTGCTTGCTCCAATGACAAGTACGGATGTGCGGAGAAGTTCACCTACTACAAGAAAGAAGAACACGAGAAAGCATGCCCGAATGCCCCATGCTTCTGCCCAGAGTCCGGTTGTCAATTCGCTGGGCCAACAAAGATGCTCCTGAACCATTTCACTACCCAGCACAAGTGTCCATCTACAAAACTACCAAACTCTGGCACGGTGTCTCTCCACCTGAAACCGGGCTTACATGTTCTGCAATGCACCGGCACCAGCTACTTTATCTTGCTCAGCATGGCATCGAAGCCTTTTGGACATGCCATCTCAGTCGTCTGCGTCCAACCAAACGTTATGGAATTCAGGTTCGCATGTACTATGAGCTATGACTGCCTAACGACCGGCTGCTGTGGAAGTACAAGCTGCCACATAAGGAGCTCTTCGCTCTCTGATGGGCTTCCGACAGTGTATGACTTGATACTTCCCAAGGGAAAGGTTTCTGATGATGAAAACAGCATTGTGCTCAAAGCCACCATTCGTCGTCAACCATTAGGTCTCAGCAGATCTTGTTTTCGAGAAATGGGTCCGACTCCTGCACTTGAACGAAATCCCGATACTTGTgat gaggaggaggaggaggaggaggaggaggaggatcatgaggaagaggaggagcataATGAGGAAGAGTTGGATGATGATCATGAggacgaggatgatgatgatgatgatgaggaggaggaggaggaggaggataatGAAGAAGAGTTGGATGATGATCATGaggacgatggtgatgatgatgaggaggaggaggtggatgaggactAG
- the LOC119301877 gene encoding uncharacterized protein LOC119301877: MARLSFVPISLLLLASLAAAGAGAAAAADPGERGPRISTQYASEEESRWLDRWTEKHLAAQGSGQPIEIQPGTDEESAQLSRMFPGNAYIGHIEYDKDHPFGRIVVDAFHSKARQAKPNDGQEESRSHAEHDVKDL, from the exons ATGGCCCGGCTGTCTTTCGTCCCCATCTCCCTGCTGCTGCTAGCTAGCCTCGCTGCCGCCGGCGCCGGTGCCGCAGCAGCTGCGGATCCAGGGGAAAGGGGCCCCAGGATCAGCACGCAGTACGCGAGCGAGGAGGAGTCCCGGTGGCTGGACCGCTGGACGGAGAAGCATCTGGCGGCCCAAGGGTCCGGCCAGCCCATCGAGATTCAGCCGGGCACCGACGAGGAGTCGGCGCAACTGAGCCGCATGTTCCCCGGCAACGCCTACATCGGCCACATTGAGTATGACAAGGACCATCC TTTTGGCAGGATCGTCGTGGATGCCTTCCACTCCAAAGCTCGCCAGGCGAAGCCGAACGATGGTCAGGAGGAGTCTCGCTCTCACGCCGAG CATGACGTCAAGGATCTTTAG
- the LOC119301884 gene encoding uncharacterized protein LOC119301884, which produces MARLSSIPVSLLLLASLASAAASAAAVGQEEGGIKIRVRYPTKEQSRWLNRWAEKHQAQGSGEGFRIRPATDEESAFLNRMSARGAEKTGGRAGYDGRIEFGADHPFGRIVEDAFHSRAHTSKANDEL; this is translated from the exons ATGGCACGCCTATCTTCCATTCCCGTCTCCCTCCTGCTGCTAGCtagcctcgcctccgccgccgcctcggcagCAGCCGTGGGTCAAGAGGAAGGAGGCATCAAGATCCGCGTGCGGTATCCAACCAAGGAGCAGTCGCGGTGGCTGAACCGCTGGGCGGAGAAGCATCAGGCTCAAGGATCCGGCGAAGGCTTCAGGATCCGGCCGGCCACCGACGAGGAGTCGGCGTTTCTGAACCGCATGTCAGCCCGCGGTGCGGAGAAAACCGGCGGCCGAGCCGGCTACGACGGCCGCATCGAGTTTGGCGCTGACCATCC TTTTGGAAGAATCGTTGAGGATGCCTTCCACTCTCGAGCTCACACGTCCAAGGCGAACGATGAGCTTTAG
- the LOC119301893 gene encoding uncharacterized protein LOC119301893 yields the protein MARLYHLTLLSVFFFLLLTGLVAADPSGGKKVGKKVIMTVRYPAADSGEKITISMHLIGEGGVGDSHFHLDGDDYEPIIFATKNLVSALEKVGDPQASLSEL from the exons ATGGCTCGGCTCTACCACCTCACCCTCCTCTCCGtcttcttcttcctgctcctcaccgGCCTCGTGGCTGCCGATCCGTCTGGAGGGAAGAAGGTCGGGAAgaaggtgatcatgacggtgcggtACCCGGCTGCCGACTCGGGGGAGAAGATCACAATCTCGATGCACCTCATCGGCGAGGGCGGGGTCGGCGACAGCCACTTCCATCTCGACGGCGACGACTACGAACC CATCATTTTCGCCACGAAAAACCTTGTCTCGGCCCTGGAGAAGGTTGGAGATCCGCAGGCCTCTCTATCCGAG CTGTAG